A region of Cucumis melo cultivar AY chromosome 2, USDA_Cmelo_AY_1.0, whole genome shotgun sequence DNA encodes the following proteins:
- the LOC103494246 gene encoding mitochondrial outer membrane import complex protein METAXIN isoform X1: MSGRGEEGFTLVVRKPCFNLPTGCPDCLPVYIYLRLANLHFHLDFNLIYPESDIIPYVETGNYVAYNNEKGGVIECLRQDGIVDLDSEFLSLPEWVSAKSMVSSWLADAVMYELWLGTDGASASKVYYSDLPWPIGKVLFLKKLYSVKLQLGINKENAERREEQIYRNANLAYGALSNRLGEQNFLFENRPSSLDALVLGHLLFTLQVLPETSVLRSKLLEHSNLVRYAEKYMTELVEVGTSSSPPPSSSRSSTGASSSTPRRGPYNWSSKPKPKPKREKTNEEKTFKRRGKYFVGAQLVAVLLFLTLMGRGDDAEVELDDDDEGYDYSE, from the exons ATGAGTGGGAGAGGAGAAGAAGGGTTCACTCTTGTTGTGAGGAAGCCGTGTTTCAATTTGCCCACTGGATGCCCAGATTGCTTGCCGGTTTACATCTATCTAAGATTGGCCAATCTTCATTTCCATTTGGATTTCAATCTCATCTACCCTGAGTCTG ATATAATTCCTTATGTTGAAACTGGTAACTATGTGGCGTACAATAACGAAAAGGGTGGGGTTATTGAGTGTTTAAGACAGGATGGTATTGTTGATCTTGATTCCGAGTTTCTCTCGCTTCCGGAATGGGTATCTGCGAAATCTATGGTTAGCTCATGGCTTGCAGATGCAGTAATGTACGAGCTTTGGTTGGGAACTGATGGTGCTTCTGCTTCAAAGGTGTATTATTCTGATCTTCCATGGCCAATTGGAAAAGTTTTGTTCTTAAAGAAACTTTACTCTGTGAAGCTTCAACTTGGGATTAACAAAGAAAATGCTGAGCGAAGAGAAGAGCAG ATATATAGAAATGCTAATCTTGCTTATGGAGCCTTGTCAAATAGGTTAGGAGAGCAAAACTTTTTATTTGAGAACAG GCCATCTAGTTTAGATGCACTTGTTTTAGGACATCTACTATTCACTCTTCAAGTACTACCT GAAACTTCAGTGCTCCGAAGTAAACTTTTAGAGCATAGTAATCTTGTACGATATGCtgagaaatatatgacagaGCTGGTAGAAGTTGGTACATCATCATCACCACCACCTTCTTCCTCACGTTCCAGTACAGGAGCTTCATCATCAACACCAAGAAGGGGTCCTTATAATTGGA GCTCAAAACCGAAGCCGAAACCGAAGAGAGAAAAGACAAACGAGGAGAAAACATTTAAAAGGAGAGGCAAGTATTTTGTGGGCGCACAACTTGTAGCAGTTCTACTTTTTCTCACCCTCATGGGGAGAGGTGATGATGCTGAAGTGGAGCTGGACGATGATGATGAAGGGTATGATTATAGTGAATGA
- the LOC103494350 gene encoding cadmium/zinc-transporting ATPase HMA3-like encodes MAATAASTAATEAGGKKGGGLKKSYFDVLGICCSSEIPVIENILKEIEGIKEIRVIVATRTVIVLHDDLLVSQAQIVKALNQARFEANVRAYGDQKDHRKKWPSPYAVASGLLLLLSLLKYVNPIFRWVALAAVAAGILPIVLKSFAAVRHLRIDINILALIAVIGTIVLKDYLEAATIVFLFTIAEWLESRAAHKANAVMSSLLSIAPQKAVLADTGEVVGADEVKLGTLLAVKAGEDIPIDGIVVEGKCEVDEKTLTGESFPVPKQKNSTVWAGTINLNGYVTVKTTALAEDCVVAKMAKLVEEAQNNKSRTQRFIDKCAKFYTPAVIIISTCIVVIPVALRLPNRSHWFHLALVVLVSACPCALILSTPVASFCALTKAATSGLLIKGGDYLETLGKIKIMAFDKTGTITRGEFMVTEFQVLDKDNISLDTLLYWVSSIESKSSHPMAAALVDHGRSLSIDPKPENVDDFQNFPGEGVHGRIDGKDIYIGNRKIATRANCATVPEIKDEAKDGRTVGYIFCGTIAAGVFSLSDSCRTGAKEAMDELRSLGIKTAMLTGDSSAAALQAQKELGKALQTVHAELLPQDKTRLINDFKKEGPTAMIGDGLNDAPALATADIGISMGISGSALAIETGDVILMTNDIRKVPKAIRLARRANNKVIENVILSVAPRIAILGLAFGGHPLVWAAVLADVGACVLVILNSMLLLRGTDGHKGKKAGKFSATHCSSKHKCCHVSSHSDEHSGHAHAHDHGCNDHSSHSSRHHHHHHHHHHHDEQEDCGSLKKTHDGCLQQNHASMCDSKLKNSSSCKKSKLMNPSSKIDGSTGCVKLREHDHTHDHGCNSDGSDSSSHSHHHHHSHHHHEHEDCHSLKKTHEVCVPQNHASKCDSRSKYSSLCNKSKLVDSCSKVNGSTGSVQLYEHDHTHDHGCNIDSTDSSSHSHHNHHHHHHEHEDCGSLKKTNDSCLLQNCASKCDSGLKSSSSCKKSELVDSSSKVDDSAGSLKPCEHGHVHNDQPAEHDHHAYFSCADHHAKDVLCSPENTQEFCSFQKCASNSCETIKCTSSPASHDESAVIVELEECGCCTHNTQSAQHDHDIQSPKCDFDDSHSPSLEHHISNDCCSQKNTQKVSISHPMRDSETCKEGVHLHCEASNEDNGAINNTVNIKLEADHSNSKCGNTSNKPMENRQTNNNCKSCRRGSSQFKIGKTCAGLDKREMGGCCKSYMKECCRKHVDIRMAVRGGLNEIIIE; translated from the exons ATGGCGGCCACGGCGGCCTCAACGGCGGCGACAGAGGCAGGGGGAAAGAAGGGTGGTGGGTTGAAGAAAAGTTACTTCGATGTGTTGGGGATTTGTTGTTCTTCAGAAATTCCGGTGATTGAGAATATATTGAAGGAAATCGAAGGGATTAAAGAGATTAGAGTGATTGTTGCAACAAGAACTGTCATTGTTCTTCATGATGATCTTCTCGTTTCCCAAGCACAAATTG TTAAAGCCCTAAACCAAGCAAGATTTGAAGCGAACGTTAGAGCGTACGGAGATCAGAAAGATCACCGGAAAAAATGGCCGAGCCCGTATGCGGTGGCGAGTGGGCTTTTGCTGCTCTTGTCGTTACTCAAATATGTGAATCCTATTTTTCGATGGGTCGCTTTAGCCGCCGTCGCCGCCGGAATCTTGCCCATTGTCCTCAAAAGCTTCGCCGCCGTTCGCCATCTCAGAATCGACATCAATATTCTTGCTCTAATTGCAG TAATCGGAACAATTGTGCTGAAGGATTATTTGGAAGCAGCCaccatcgtcttcctcttcaccATCGCCGAATGGCTCGAGTCCAGAGCCGCCCACAag GCCAACGCCGTCATGTCATCCCTTCTAAGCATTGCTCCTCAGAAAGCGGTTCTAGCCGATACCGGCGAAGTTGTCGGCGCCGACGAAGTCAAATTAGGGACTCTACTGGCTGTGAAGGCCGGTGAAGACATACCCATTGATGGAATCGTAGTGGAAGGAAAATGCGAAGTAGATGAGAAAACACTTACAGGTGAATCTTTTCCTGTTCCCAAACAAAAGAATTCCACTGTTTGGGCTGGTACCATTAATCTAAATG GCTATGTTACAGTAAAGACTACTGCCCTTGCCGAAGACTGTGTGGTGGCCAAAATGGCTAAGCTGGTTGAAGAGGCCCAGAACAATAAATCTAGAACTCAAAGGTTCATTGACAAATGTGCCAAATTCTATACTCCAG CTGTTATAATCATATCAACTTGCATAGTAGTGATTCCAGTTGCTTTAAGACTTCCCAATCGCAGCCATTGGTTTCACTTGGCCTTGGTGGTGTTAGTAAGCGCGTGTCCCTGTGCACTCATCCTTTCCACGCCTGTTGCGTCTTTCTGTGCACTTACTAAGGCAGCAACATCTGGTCTTTTAATCAAAGGAGGTGATTACCTTGAAACACTCGGCAAAATTAAGATCATGGCCTTTGATAAAACTGGGACAATAACGAGAGGTGAATTTATGGTGACTGAATTTCAAGTGCTTGATAAGGACAATATAAGCTTAGACACATTGCTGTACTG GGTGTCGAGCATCGAGAGCAAGTCCAGTCATCCAATGGCAGCTGCACTTGTTGACCACGGAAGATCACTATCCATTGATCCCAAACCTGAAAATGTGGATGACTTTCAAAATTTTCCTGGAGAAGGTGTTCATGGAAGAATTGATGGGAAAGACATCTATATTGGAAACCGAAAAATTGCTACAAGAGCCAACTGCGCAACAG TCCCAGAGATCAAAGATGAAGCAAAGGATGGGAGGACTGTTGGATACATATTCTGTGGAACTATTGCAGCTGGAGTCTTCAGTCTGTCTGATTCTTGTAGAACAGGAGCTAAAGAGGCCATGGACGAGCTTAGATCTCTCGGTATAAAAACAGCCATGCTCACCGGAGACAGTTCTGCAGCAGCCTTGCAAGCACAAAAAGAA TTGGGAAAGGCTTTACAAACAGTTCATGCCGAACTTCTACCTCAAGACAAGACAAGGCTTATCAATGACTTCAAAAAGGAGGGGCCAACAGCTATGATTGGAGATGGTCTAAACGATGCCCCTGCCTTGGCCACAGCTGATATCGGCATATCAATGGGAATCTCAGGTTCAGCCCTTGCAATAGAAACTGGAGATGTAATTTTAATGACTAATGATATCAGGAAAGTTCCAAAAGCCATTCGACTTGCAAGAAGAGCTAATAACAAAGTAATTGAAAATGTGATTCTGTCGGTTGCTCCTAGGATTGCTATACTTGGTCTGGCATTTGGTGGTCATCCACTTGTTTGGGCAGCAGTTCTTGCTGATGTTGGTGCCTGTGTGCTTGTTATCCTCAACAGTATGCTCCTGCTGCGAGGAACAGACGGACACAAAGGGAAGAAAGCTGGCAAATTTTCTGCTACTCACTGTTCCTCCAAACATAAATGTTGTCATGTAAGCAGCCATTCAGATGAACATAGTGGTCACGCCCACGCCCATGATCATGGTTGCAACGATCACAGTTCTCATTCTTCTAGGCACCATCACCATCACCATCACCATCATCATCATGATGAGCAGGAGGACTGTGGCTCTCTCAAGAAAACTCATGATGGTTGTTTACAACAGAATCATGCTTCCATGTGCGATTCCAAGTTGAAAAATTCAAGTTCATGCAAGAAAAGTAAACTCATGAACCCAAGTTCTAAGATAGATGGTTCTACTGGGTGTGTAAAACTCCGTGAACATGATCACACCCATGATCACGGGTGCAACAGTGATGGCTCTGACTCTTCTAGTCATAGTCATCATCACCATCACAGCCACCACCATCATGAGCACGAGGATTGCCACTCACTCAAGAAAACTCATGAAGTTTGTGTACCTCAGAATCATGCTTCCAAGTGCGACTCCAGGTCAAAATATTCAAGTTTGTGCAACAAAAGTAAACTTGTAGACTCGTGTTCTAAGGTAAATGGTTCTACCGGGAGTGTACAACTCTATGAACATGATCACACTCATGACCATGGGTGCAACATTGACAGTACTGACTCTTCTAGTCATAGTCATCAcaaccaccaccaccaccatcatGAGCACGAGGACTGTGGTTCTCTCAAGAAAACTAACGATAGTTGCTTACTTCAGAACTGTGCTTCCAAGTGTGATTCCGGGTTGAAATCTTCAAGTTCATGCAAGAAAAGTGAACTCGTGGATTCAAGTTCTAAGGTAGATGATTCTGCAGGCAGTCTAAAACCCTGTGAACATGGACATGTCCATAACGATCAGCCTGCAGAACACGACCACCATGCTTATTTTTCTTGCGCTGATCATCATGCCAAGGATGTACTCTGCTCTCCAGAGAATACACAAGAGTTTTGTTCGTTTCAGAAGTGTGCATCAAATTCATGTGAGACAATCAAGTGCACAAGCTCACCAGCAAGCCATGATGAATCGGCTGTGATTGTTGAGCTCGAAGAATGTGGATGTTGTACTCATAATACCCAATCTGCTCAACATGATCATGACATCCAAAGTCCCAAATGTGATTTTGATGACAGCCACTCACCCAGTCTTGAACATCATATTAGTAATGATTGTTGCTCTCAAAAGAATACTCAAAAGGTTTCTATATCTCATCCAATGCGTGATTCTGAAACCTGCAAGGAAGGGGTTCATCTTCATTGTGAAGCATCAAATGAAGATAATGGAGCAATCAACAATACTGTAAATATCAAGCTTGAAGCAGATCATTCAAACTCGAAATGTGGAAACACTAGTAATAAGCCAATGGAAAACAGGCAGACGAACAACAACTGTAAAAGCTGCAGAAGGGGAAGTTCACAATTCAAAATTGGAAAAACTTGTGCAGGCTTGGATAAGAGAGAAATGGGTGGGTGTTGTAAGAGCTACATGAAGGAGTGTTGTAGGAAGCATGTCGATATCAGAATGGCAGTTCGAGGAGGCTTAAACGAAATCATCATAGAATAG
- the LOC103494246 gene encoding mitochondrial outer membrane import complex protein METAXIN isoform X2, protein MSGRGEEGFTLVVRKPCFNLPTGCPDCLPVYIYLRLANLHFHLDFNLIYPESDIIPYVETGNYVAYNNEKGGVIECLRQDGIVDLDSEFLSLPEWVSAKSMVSSWLADAVMYELWLGTDGASASKVYYSDLPWPIGKVLFLKKLYSVKLQLGINKENAERREEQETSVLRSKLLEHSNLVRYAEKYMTELVEVGTSSSPPPSSSRSSTGASSSTPRRGPYNWSSKPKPKPKREKTNEEKTFKRRGKYFVGAQLVAVLLFLTLMGRGDDAEVELDDDDEGYDYSE, encoded by the exons ATGAGTGGGAGAGGAGAAGAAGGGTTCACTCTTGTTGTGAGGAAGCCGTGTTTCAATTTGCCCACTGGATGCCCAGATTGCTTGCCGGTTTACATCTATCTAAGATTGGCCAATCTTCATTTCCATTTGGATTTCAATCTCATCTACCCTGAGTCTG ATATAATTCCTTATGTTGAAACTGGTAACTATGTGGCGTACAATAACGAAAAGGGTGGGGTTATTGAGTGTTTAAGACAGGATGGTATTGTTGATCTTGATTCCGAGTTTCTCTCGCTTCCGGAATGGGTATCTGCGAAATCTATGGTTAGCTCATGGCTTGCAGATGCAGTAATGTACGAGCTTTGGTTGGGAACTGATGGTGCTTCTGCTTCAAAGGTGTATTATTCTGATCTTCCATGGCCAATTGGAAAAGTTTTGTTCTTAAAGAAACTTTACTCTGTGAAGCTTCAACTTGGGATTAACAAAGAAAATGCTGAGCGAAGAGAAGAGCAG GAAACTTCAGTGCTCCGAAGTAAACTTTTAGAGCATAGTAATCTTGTACGATATGCtgagaaatatatgacagaGCTGGTAGAAGTTGGTACATCATCATCACCACCACCTTCTTCCTCACGTTCCAGTACAGGAGCTTCATCATCAACACCAAGAAGGGGTCCTTATAATTGGA GCTCAAAACCGAAGCCGAAACCGAAGAGAGAAAAGACAAACGAGGAGAAAACATTTAAAAGGAGAGGCAAGTATTTTGTGGGCGCACAACTTGTAGCAGTTCTACTTTTTCTCACCCTCATGGGGAGAGGTGATGATGCTGAAGTGGAGCTGGACGATGATGATGAAGGGTATGATTATAGTGAATGA